In Oncorhynchus kisutch isolate 150728-3 linkage group LG7, Okis_V2, whole genome shotgun sequence, one DNA window encodes the following:
- the LOC109894270 gene encoding dihydropyrimidinase-related protein 5 isoform X1, with product MSSSSATTRILIKGGKVVNDDVTQEADVYIENGIIQQVGEGLMIPGGAKVIDASGKLVLPGGIDTSVHLQQSFMNATTVDDYYSGTKAALAGGTTMVIGHVLPEKNESLLEAYEKARSQADNKACCDYALHMGVTWWGPKVRAEMESLVRDKGINSFQMFMAYKDLFMLRDSELFQALQNCKDIGAVARVHAENGELVAEGAKEALDLGISGPEGIEISRPEELEAEATHRAITIANRAHCPIYLVNVSSMSAGDVLATAKMQGKVVHGETTTAHAVLNGLQYYHQDWAHAAAYVTVPPLRLDPNTPNYLMSLLGNDTLNVVASDHRPFTTKQKAMGKDDFTKIPHGVPGTQDRMSVIWERGVVGGKMDENRFVAVTSSNAAKIYNLYPRKGRIIPGADADVVVWDPEGTRTISVDTQVQGGDYNLYESLRCHGVPLVTISRGRLVYENGVFTCSEGSGKFYPLRTFPDYLYKKMVQREKCQALKAVEREPYVGDVALMNSGKKDCGPCDGDTPTRPHTKHGGQRDLHESSFSLSGAQVDDKIPKRSSARILAPPGGRSSGICAVKSLIMSPEQLRMTSGIKIPRPSKFRVVIASMLLFRVEYRSTLFLPGHLISHQCE from the exons ATGTCTTCCAGTTCAGCGACAACCAGGATCCTAATCAAGGGTGGCAAG GTGGTGAACGATGACGTCACGCAGGAGGCGGATGTGTACATTGAGAACGGCATCATCCAGCAGGTGGGGGAGGGGCTGATGATCCCAGGAGGGGCCAAGGTGATTGACGCCTCTGGGAAACTGGTCCTCCCCGGGGGGATTGACACCAGCGTGCACCTGCAGCAGAGTTTCATGAACGCTACCACCGTAGACGACTACTATAGCGGCACCAAG GCAGCCCTGGCTGGAGGTACCACCATGGTTATAGGACATGTATTACCAGAGAAGAATGAATCTCTACTGGAAGCCTACGAGAAGGCCCGCTCCCAGGCCGACAATAAAGCCTGCTGCGATTACGCCCTGCATATGGGGGTCACCTGGTGGGGGCCCAAG GTGCGTGCTGAGATGGAGAGCCTGGTGAGAGATAAAGGGATCAACTCGTTCCAGATGTTCATGGCCTATAAGGACCTGTTCATGCTGAGGGACTCAGAGCTTTTCCAGGCCCTACAGAACTGTAAGGACATCGGGGCCGTGGCCCGTGTACACGCTGAGAACGGAGAACTAGTGGCCGAG GGAGCCAAAGAGGCATTGGACCTGGGAATCAGTGGCCCAGAGGGCATTGAGATCAGCAGACCAGAGGAA CTGGAGGCAGAGGCCACCCATCGGGCGATCACCATCGCCAATAGG GCCCACTGTCCTATCTACCTTGTCAATGTGTCCAGCATGTCAGCAGGAGATGTGCTTGCCACAGCCAAGATGCAGG GTAAAGTGGTCCATGGGGAGACGACCACAGCCCATGCGGTGCTGAACGGTCTGCAGTACTACCATCAGGACTGGGCCCATGCTGCAGCCTACGTCACTGTTCCTCCTCTACGCCTGGACCCAAACACACCCAACTACCTGATGAGTCTACTGGGAAA TGACACACTGAACGTAGTGGCGTCTGACCACCGCCCCTTCACCACCAAACAGAAGGCTATGGGCAAGGACGACTTCACAAAGATCCCCCACGGAGTCCCGGGCACCCAGGACCGCATGAGCGtcatctgggagagaggagtg GTCGGAGGCAAGATGGACGAGAACCGTTTTGTTGCGGTGACCAGCTCCAACGCAGCTAAGATCTACAACCTGTACCCCAGGAAGGGTAGGATCATCCCAGGGGCTGACGCTGACGTGGTGGTCTGGGACCCTGAAGGGACCAG GACCATCTCTGTGGACACACAGGTGCAGGGTGGAGACTACAACCTGTACGAGAGTCTTCGCTGCCATGGTGTCCCACTGGTTACCATTAGCCGTGGTCGTTTGGTCTATGAGAATGGAGTGTTCACGTGCTCCGAGGGCTCTGGGAAGTTCTATCCTCTCAGAACCTTCCCTGACTACCTCTACAAGAAGATGGTGCAGCGGGAGAAG tgtcagGCCCTGAAGGCCGTGGAGCGTGAGCCCTACGTAGGAGATGTAGCGTTGATGAATTCTGGGAAGAAGGACTGTGGACCATGTGATGGGGACACTCCAACACGACCACACACCAAGCACGGAGGACAGAGAGACCTGCATGAGTCCAGCTTCAGCCTctctg GTGCCCAGGTTGATGATAAAATCCCAAAGAGATCTTCTGCAAGGATTCTGGCCCCCCCAGGTGGTCGATCCAGTGGCATCTG CGCTGTCAAAAGTCTAATCATGAGTCCTGAACAACTAAGGATGACATCGGGCATCAAAATACCTAGGCCAAGTAAGTTCAGAGTCGTTATAGCTTCTATGTTGCTGTTTAGAGTTGAATATCGTAGCACTCTCTTCCTTCCTGGTCATCTCATCTCCCATCAATGTGAATGA
- the dnmt3ab gene encoding DNA (cytosine-5)-methyltransferase 3A isoform X7 has translation MNAMEDHEEMEPEPQQKEEVSVITHNQQQQQQQQQQQQQQQPTDPASPTVATTPEPVAMAGGDKTSPKTADTEPEYEDGRGFSIGELVWGKLRGFSWWPGRIVSWWMTGRSRAAEGTRWVMWFGDGKFSVVCVEKLLPLSSFSNAFHQPTYSKQPMYKKAIYEVLQVASTRAGKAFIACPESDETDTSKSVDLQSKQMIEWAKTGFQPTGPKGLEPPEEERNPYKEVYPDVWVEPEAAAYTPPPAKKPRKSTAAEKPKVKEMIDEGTRERLVYEVRQKCRSIEDICISCGSLNVSREHPLFAGGMCQSCKNCFLECAYQYDDDGYQSYCTICCGGREVLMCGNNNCCRCFCVECVDLLVGPGAAQIAIKEDPWSCYMCEKGQKGVFGLLERRTDWPCRLQHFFANNHDQDFEPPKLYPPVMAEKRQPIRVLSLFDGIATGLLVLKELGIQVERYVASEVCEDSVTVGIVRHQGRIMYVGDVRNVTRKHLHEWGPFDLVIGGSPCNDLSIVNPARKGLYEGTGRLFFEFYRLLHEARPKEGDNRPFFWLFENVVAMGVSDKRDISRFLECNPVMIDAKEVSAAHRARYFWGNLPGMNRPLTAMCTDRLDLQECLEHGRTAKFGKVRTITTRSNSIKQGKDQHFPVFMNEKEDILWCTEMERVFGFPVHYTDVSNMSRLARQRLLGRSWSVPVIRHLFAPLKEYFACV, from the exons ATGAACGCAATGGAGGACCATGAGGAGATGGAGCCTGAGCCACAACAGAAAGAAGAAGTGTCAGTAATCACACACaaccaacaacagcagcagcagcaacaacaacaacaacaacaacagcagcccACGGACCCAGCGTCCCCGACGGTGGCCACCACTCCTGAACCTGTCGCCATGGCAGGAGGTGACAAGACATCACCCAAGACAGCTGATACTGAGCCTGAGTACGAG GATGGGCGTGGTTTCAGCATTGGGGAGCTTGTGTGGGGGAAGCTGAGGGGGTTCTCCTGGTGGCCTGGTCGTATTGTCTCCTGGTGGATGACCGGACGCAGCCGAGCTGCCGAGGGGACACGATGGGTCATGTGGTTCGGCGATGGAAAATTCTCTGTG GTGTGTGTAGAGAAACTATTGCCTTTGAGTTCCTTCTCCAACGCCTTCCACCAGCCCACCTACAGCAAGCAGCCCATGTATAAGAAAGCCATCTATGAGGTGCTTCAG GTGGCCAGCACCCGAGCAGGCAAAGCCTTTATAGCCTGTCCGGAGAGCGATGAGACGGACACCTCCAAGTCAGTGGATCTACAGAGCAAACAGATGATAGAGTGGGCTAAGACAGGCTTCCAACCCACCGGGCCCAAGGGCCTAGAGCCACCAGAAG AGGAGCGTAACCCATATAAGGAGGTGTACCCTGACGTGTGGGTGGAGCCAGAGGCGGCAGCCTACACGCCCCCTCCAGCCAAAAAGCCTCGCAAAAGCACTGCAGCCGAGAAACCCAAGGTCAAGGAGATGATTGACGAGGGGACGAGAG AGAGACTTGTGTATGAAGTGAGACAGAAATGCAGAAGCATAGAAG aCATCTGCATCTCCTGTGGAAGTTTGAATGTTTCCCGTGAACACCCTCTGTTTGCTGGAGGAATGTGCCAGAGCTGTAAG AACTGCTTTCTAGAATGTGCATATCAGTATGATGATGATGGTTACCAGTCATACTGCACTATTTGCTGTGGGGGACGAGAGGTGCTCATGTGCGGGAACAACAACTGCTGCAG GTGTTTCTGTGTGGAGTGTGTGGACCTGCTGGTGGGCCCAGGTGCAGCACAGATAGCTATTAAAGAGGATCCCTGGAGCTGCTACATGTGTGAGAAGGGACAGAAGGGAGTGTTCGGCCTGCTGGAGCGTCGCACTGACTGGCCCTGTCGTCTACAGCACTTCTTCGCTAATAACCATGACCAAGATTTT GAACCACCAAAGCTTTACCCTCCAGTCATGGCAGAGAAGAGACAACCCATACGTGTCCTGTCACTGTTCGATGGCATAGCAACAG GTCTGCTGGTGCTGAAGGAGCTGGGTATCCAGGTGGAGCGCTATGTGGCGTCGGAGGTGTGCGAGGACTCCGTCACGGTGGGCATCGTCAGGCATCAGGGACGCATCATGTACGTGGGCGACGTGAGGAACGTCACACGCAAACAT TTACACGAGTGGGGCCCCTTTGACTTAGTGATTGGCGGAAGTCCATGTAACGACCTCTCTATTGTCAACCCGGCTAGGAAGGGTCTTTATG AGGGCACTGGTCGGCTGTTCTTTGAGTTCTACCGTCTGCTGCACGAGGCTCGGCCCAAAGAGGGCGACAACCGGCCGTTCTTCTGGCTCTTTGAGAATGTGGTGGCCATGGGTGTCAGCGACAAGAGGGACATCTCTCGCTTTCTAGAG TGTAACCCGGTGATGATCGATGCCAAGGAGGTGTCTGCTGCTCACCGCGCCCGCTACTTCTGGGGGAACCTGCCTGGCATGAACAG ACCCTTGACTGCCATGTGCACTGACAGACTGGACCTTCAGGAGTGTTTGGAGCATGGCAGAACAGCGAAG TTTGGCAAAGTGAGGACCATCACCACTCGCTCTAATTCCATTAAGCAGGGTAAAGACCAGCACTTCCCTGTCTTCATGAACGAGAAGGAGGACATTCTCTGGTGcactgagatggagag GGTGTTTGGCTTCCCTGTCCATTACACAGACGTGTCCAACATGAGTCGGCTGGCCAGGCAAAGGCTTCTGGGAAGGTCGTGGAGTGTACCGGTCATCCGTCACTTGTTTGCACCACTCAAAGAGTACTTTGCCTGTGTTTAA
- the LOC109894270 gene encoding dihydropyrimidinase-related protein 5 isoform X2 — MSSSSATTRILIKGGKVVNDDVTQEADVYIENGIIQQVGEGLMIPGGAKVIDASGKLVLPGGIDTSVHLQQSFMNATTVDDYYSGTKAALAGGTTMVIGHVLPEKNESLLEAYEKARSQADNKACCDYALHMGVTWWGPKVRAEMESLVRDKGINSFQMFMAYKDLFMLRDSELFQALQNCKDIGAVARVHAENGELVAEGAKEALDLGISGPEGIEISRPEELEAEATHRAITIANRAHCPIYLVNVSSMSAGDVLATAKMQGKVVHGETTTAHAVLNGLQYYHQDWAHAAAYVTVPPLRLDPNTPNYLMSLLGNDTLNVVASDHRPFTTKQKAMGKDDFTKIPHGVPGTQDRMSVIWERGVVGGKMDENRFVAVTSSNAAKIYNLYPRKGRIIPGADADVVVWDPEGTRTISVDTQVQGGDYNLYESLRCHGVPLVTISRGRLVYENGVFTCSEGSGKFYPLRTFPDYLYKKMVQREKCQALKAVEREPYVGDVALMNSGKKDCGPCDGDTPTRPHTKHGGQRDLHESSFSLSGAQVDDKIPKRSSARILAPPGGRSSGIW; from the exons ATGTCTTCCAGTTCAGCGACAACCAGGATCCTAATCAAGGGTGGCAAG GTGGTGAACGATGACGTCACGCAGGAGGCGGATGTGTACATTGAGAACGGCATCATCCAGCAGGTGGGGGAGGGGCTGATGATCCCAGGAGGGGCCAAGGTGATTGACGCCTCTGGGAAACTGGTCCTCCCCGGGGGGATTGACACCAGCGTGCACCTGCAGCAGAGTTTCATGAACGCTACCACCGTAGACGACTACTATAGCGGCACCAAG GCAGCCCTGGCTGGAGGTACCACCATGGTTATAGGACATGTATTACCAGAGAAGAATGAATCTCTACTGGAAGCCTACGAGAAGGCCCGCTCCCAGGCCGACAATAAAGCCTGCTGCGATTACGCCCTGCATATGGGGGTCACCTGGTGGGGGCCCAAG GTGCGTGCTGAGATGGAGAGCCTGGTGAGAGATAAAGGGATCAACTCGTTCCAGATGTTCATGGCCTATAAGGACCTGTTCATGCTGAGGGACTCAGAGCTTTTCCAGGCCCTACAGAACTGTAAGGACATCGGGGCCGTGGCCCGTGTACACGCTGAGAACGGAGAACTAGTGGCCGAG GGAGCCAAAGAGGCATTGGACCTGGGAATCAGTGGCCCAGAGGGCATTGAGATCAGCAGACCAGAGGAA CTGGAGGCAGAGGCCACCCATCGGGCGATCACCATCGCCAATAGG GCCCACTGTCCTATCTACCTTGTCAATGTGTCCAGCATGTCAGCAGGAGATGTGCTTGCCACAGCCAAGATGCAGG GTAAAGTGGTCCATGGGGAGACGACCACAGCCCATGCGGTGCTGAACGGTCTGCAGTACTACCATCAGGACTGGGCCCATGCTGCAGCCTACGTCACTGTTCCTCCTCTACGCCTGGACCCAAACACACCCAACTACCTGATGAGTCTACTGGGAAA TGACACACTGAACGTAGTGGCGTCTGACCACCGCCCCTTCACCACCAAACAGAAGGCTATGGGCAAGGACGACTTCACAAAGATCCCCCACGGAGTCCCGGGCACCCAGGACCGCATGAGCGtcatctgggagagaggagtg GTCGGAGGCAAGATGGACGAGAACCGTTTTGTTGCGGTGACCAGCTCCAACGCAGCTAAGATCTACAACCTGTACCCCAGGAAGGGTAGGATCATCCCAGGGGCTGACGCTGACGTGGTGGTCTGGGACCCTGAAGGGACCAG GACCATCTCTGTGGACACACAGGTGCAGGGTGGAGACTACAACCTGTACGAGAGTCTTCGCTGCCATGGTGTCCCACTGGTTACCATTAGCCGTGGTCGTTTGGTCTATGAGAATGGAGTGTTCACGTGCTCCGAGGGCTCTGGGAAGTTCTATCCTCTCAGAACCTTCCCTGACTACCTCTACAAGAAGATGGTGCAGCGGGAGAAG tgtcagGCCCTGAAGGCCGTGGAGCGTGAGCCCTACGTAGGAGATGTAGCGTTGATGAATTCTGGGAAGAAGGACTGTGGACCATGTGATGGGGACACTCCAACACGACCACACACCAAGCACGGAGGACAGAGAGACCTGCATGAGTCCAGCTTCAGCCTctctg GTGCCCAGGTTGATGATAAAATCCCAAAGAGATCTTCTGCAAGGATTCTGGCCCCCCCAGGTGGTCGATCCAGTGGCATCTGGTAA